A window from Enterocloster bolteae encodes these proteins:
- the fliF gene encoding flagellar basal-body MS-ring/collar protein FliF translates to MGIKDKIKPGAGGNGVIGRILGSGRKKAMAAGAAAAVVVALAASIMLNRGNAGSYVTLFPGISREENNEILAVLGGRGVAAKRNDEGEVTVPEDQLGDIMIEMSELGYPKTALPFDIFSDNMGFTTTEFEKRQYLLMNLQDRLERTLKDMTGIKNAIVTLNVPDESAYVWEDEDSGSTGSVSLTLMPSYDLSPEKVSAIKNLVADSVPRLAPERVTVVNAETMQEMVSDDIGNTAYGLNRLDFEAKVEERLQNKIKNVLTLAYSPDKIRVSATVVIDYDKMITENLEYEPQENGQGVVDHYRESRGVAGGQIGAGGIAGEENNTDIPAYGTAGTGGTAQGTGDYYRDVDYLVSYIKKQIEKDNVKLQKATVAITVNDDNLTESKKQQLIDAASKAANIAPEDIVVSSFREVPKETAPAKPALPVQAPVDTGIDYRTIAIAAGAGILLFLLILFLIFGRRRRRQMKEDQELFAPFEGEVPPSADMEERAEEAAVQNDLGRMQVNPEDPVEQVRSFAQMNPEIIASMISSWLKEDKK, encoded by the coding sequence ATGGGGATAAAGGATAAGATAAAACCAGGAGCCGGCGGAAACGGCGTCATAGGACGGATCCTGGGAAGCGGCAGAAAGAAAGCCATGGCGGCTGGGGCAGCAGCGGCAGTAGTAGTAGCCCTGGCAGCCAGCATTATGTTAAACAGAGGAAATGCCGGCAGCTATGTAACATTGTTTCCAGGGATATCCAGGGAAGAGAATAACGAAATTTTGGCAGTGCTGGGCGGAAGAGGCGTGGCTGCCAAAAGGAATGATGAGGGCGAAGTGACGGTTCCGGAGGATCAGTTGGGCGACATCATGATAGAGATGTCAGAGCTGGGATATCCGAAAACGGCGCTTCCTTTTGATATTTTCTCGGATAATATGGGTTTTACTACCACAGAGTTTGAGAAACGGCAGTACCTCCTTATGAATCTTCAGGATCGTCTGGAACGCACTCTGAAGGATATGACAGGCATTAAGAATGCCATTGTCACATTGAATGTGCCGGATGAGAGCGCTTATGTATGGGAGGACGAGGATTCCGGCAGTACAGGTTCTGTCTCTCTGACTTTAATGCCTTCCTATGATTTGTCGCCGGAGAAGGTATCGGCTATCAAGAATCTGGTAGCGGACAGCGTACCGCGTCTGGCGCCTGAGCGTGTGACTGTGGTCAACGCGGAGACCATGCAGGAGATGGTATCGGACGACATAGGAAACACGGCTTACGGCCTGAACCGCCTGGATTTTGAGGCCAAGGTGGAGGAACGCCTGCAGAACAAAATCAAGAATGTGCTGACACTGGCCTACTCTCCGGATAAGATCCGGGTATCTGCCACGGTCGTCATAGACTATGACAAGATGATAACCGAGAATCTGGAATATGAACCCCAGGAGAACGGACAGGGCGTGGTGGACCACTACCGGGAAAGCAGAGGCGTGGCAGGCGGCCAGATTGGGGCAGGCGGTATTGCCGGGGAAGAGAACAACACGGACATACCTGCTTACGGCACTGCCGGAACAGGCGGTACCGCCCAGGGGACCGGGGATTATTACAGGGATGTGGATTACCTTGTAAGCTACATAAAGAAACAGATTGAAAAGGACAATGTAAAACTTCAGAAGGCAACTGTGGCCATTACGGTCAACGATGATAACCTGACAGAGTCCAAAAAGCAGCAGTTAATTGACGCGGCGTCCAAGGCAGCCAACATTGCGCCGGAGGACATCGTGGTATCCAGCTTCCGCGAAGTGCCGAAGGAGACAGCTCCGGCCAAGCCGGCGCTGCCTGTGCAGGCGCCTGTGGACACGGGAATTGATTACCGGACCATAGCCATTGCGGCCGGAGCCGGAATTCTTCTGTTTCTCCTGATACTGTTCCTGATTTTTGGCCGCAGGCGCAGGAGACAGATGAAGGAGGACCAGGAGCTGTTTGCTCCCTTTGAGGGAGAGGTGCCGCCGTCTGCGGATATGGAAGAGCGGGCGGAGGAGGCAGCGGTGCAGAATGATTTGGGCCGCATGCAGGTGAATCCGGAGGACCCGGTGGAGCAGGTACGTTCCTTTGCACAGATGAATCCGGAAATCATTGCATCCATGATAAGTTCATGGCTGAAGGAGGATAAAAAATAA
- a CDS encoding TIGR02530 family flagellar biosynthesis protein, translated as MDSMIYNKMLHTPIYTGTPGEPPKSRPREKTNDNAFKELLEQRLKEESQVSFSKHAMERVVERGVDVSSEKLDRLNEGVRMAEEKGLREPLILLGTTAFVVNVKNNKVVTVVNEDSLKGTVFTNIDGTVMI; from the coding sequence ATGGATTCAATGATTTATAATAAAATGCTTCATACCCCCATCTATACGGGGACTCCGGGTGAGCCGCCCAAGAGCAGGCCCCGGGAAAAAACAAACGACAATGCATTTAAGGAACTGCTGGAGCAGAGACTGAAGGAAGAAAGCCAGGTATCTTTTTCCAAACATGCCATGGAGCGTGTGGTGGAACGGGGCGTGGATGTTTCCTCTGAAAAGCTGGACCGTCTGAACGAGGGCGTCCGCATGGCGGAGGAAAAGGGACTGAGGGAGCCGCTGATTCTGTTGGGGACCACTGCCTTTGTCGTAAATGTAAAAAATAATAAAGTTGTAACTGTCGTGAATGAAGACAGCCTAAAAGGCACTGTTTTCACGAATATTGACGGAACCGTAATGATATAG
- a CDS encoding flagellar hook-length control protein FliK, translated as MNAGTLTQALTASRYKANPTAGSREKQDDTVSFMDMFAQNLKDARKTGTKAADKKRDGAADSKAQEMGDTGRNQASVDQGKKSESSEPIEDGTCRDDSKKAESGVENTDKDSDSGKRHNEGAAEEAINLQAMSLLMQEVPVPAQAGEAQDKQAAQDAAMLTEYVPEPGKTEQTLLSNTALAGYEQTAALQTQELVQPPYAEAVREQMAQETAARSAAGQEPSGKTSDTVRPVQSDTMEADMTAVVQGHKETRQSGEDMFFSADSRQNKTLNQLREQTGTADEEPKDANQVLEELKRNADARGIDLTGKAVQNRMNYGLRPVSDAREQQIDTPVLEQLKTGVERAAQTGNRELTIHLKPEGLGDIVVHLTSSGDKTTVRIGVTNPETEKLVTSQMESLKDMLRPLNTEVQEVYHSSQNAMDFSGFSQHMQERRGQQSHTGYSFHAAEDSGSEEELLMEAKRMMAESRMSRLYAYI; from the coding sequence ATGAATGCAGGAACATTAACACAGGCCCTGACAGCCAGCCGTTATAAGGCAAATCCAACGGCCGGATCCAGGGAAAAGCAGGATGATACCGTCAGCTTTATGGACATGTTTGCGCAGAATTTAAAGGATGCCCGCAAGACCGGGACCAAAGCAGCAGACAAGAAAAGGGACGGGGCGGCTGATTCAAAGGCGCAGGAAATGGGAGATACAGGCAGAAACCAGGCGTCTGTTGACCAGGGAAAAAAATCCGAATCCTCTGAACCCATTGAAGACGGAACATGCCGGGATGACAGTAAAAAGGCAGAGTCAGGAGTGGAGAATACGGATAAGGACAGCGATTCCGGAAAGCGCCATAATGAGGGCGCGGCGGAGGAGGCCATAAACCTCCAGGCTATGTCGCTTCTGATGCAGGAGGTGCCGGTTCCCGCGCAGGCAGGGGAAGCGCAGGACAAACAGGCCGCACAGGACGCTGCCATGCTGACGGAATATGTTCCGGAACCAGGAAAGACGGAACAGACCCTTTTATCCAACACAGCTTTAGCGGGTTATGAGCAGACGGCAGCCCTTCAGACTCAGGAGCTGGTTCAGCCGCCATACGCAGAAGCAGTCCGGGAGCAGATGGCTCAGGAAACAGCTGCCAGATCTGCGGCTGGACAGGAACCATCAGGAAAGACTTCAGATACGGTCCGACCGGTACAATCAGATACCATGGAAGCAGATATGACGGCCGTGGTTCAGGGACACAAGGAAACCCGGCAGTCCGGTGAGGATATGTTTTTCAGTGCGGACAGCAGGCAGAACAAGACTCTGAATCAGCTGCGGGAACAGACCGGGACAGCGGATGAGGAACCAAAGGATGCCAACCAGGTGCTGGAGGAACTGAAACGGAACGCAGATGCCAGGGGGATTGACCTGACCGGCAAGGCAGTACAGAACAGAATGAATTACGGCTTAAGGCCGGTGTCTGACGCCAGGGAACAGCAGATAGATACTCCGGTGCTGGAACAGCTTAAGACAGGAGTGGAACGGGCCGCCCAGACAGGAAACAGGGAGCTGACCATCCACTTAAAACCCGAAGGTCTGGGAGATATTGTGGTCCACCTGACAAGCTCCGGGGACAAGACGACGGTGCGAATCGGAGTGACCAATCCTGAGACTGAGAAGCTGGTCACCAGCCAGATGGAGAGTCTTAAGGATATGCTGAGGCCTTTGAATACAGAAGTCCAGGAGGTTTACCACAGCAGCCAGAATGCCATGGATTTTTCAGGATTCAGCCAACATATGCAGGAGCGCCGGGGACAGCAGTCCCATACCGGATACAGTTTCCATGCAGCAGAGGACAGCGGGTCAGAGGAGGAACTTCTGATGGAAGCAAAACGGATGATGGCAGAGAGCCGCATGAGCAGGCTTTACGCCTACATTTAG
- a CDS encoding FliH/SctL family protein has translation MSKVLKQGQTFTGSARVRVYQPEPGMPGQAGTGESTDGTENQEADSAGAGGQDTAGKRYALISEEKRKILEHARKQAEQSAARILEEAYAQRDNIVNTARGEAGRIHDQAKTEGYNQGLNQALEDISQDMAGIQAAVDRLGQGLEEFKRQMNERVAGLAFMMAEKILRKKVEYDEAELADMVAGAVLSERDKENITVHIPEDAVGLVEALEKRLEPLRDKMGGVLRIKTESRPPGFVQVETEEGIVDASLDVQLDNLKKQLMALNSRE, from the coding sequence TTGTCTAAGGTATTGAAGCAGGGACAGACCTTTACCGGAAGCGCCAGGGTCAGGGTGTACCAGCCTGAGCCGGGAATGCCGGGACAGGCTGGTACCGGGGAAAGCACAGACGGGACAGAGAATCAGGAAGCGGACAGCGCCGGGGCCGGCGGACAGGACACAGCCGGAAAACGGTATGCCCTCATATCAGAAGAAAAGCGTAAAATTCTGGAACACGCCAGGAAACAGGCAGAACAGTCGGCTGCCAGGATATTGGAGGAGGCATATGCCCAGAGGGATAACATAGTGAACACGGCCCGGGGCGAAGCCGGAAGGATACATGACCAGGCGAAAACGGAGGGCTATAACCAGGGACTAAACCAGGCCCTGGAGGACATTTCACAGGATATGGCCGGCATACAGGCGGCAGTTGACAGGCTGGGGCAGGGACTGGAAGAATTCAAGCGCCAGATGAATGAAAGAGTGGCGGGACTGGCCTTTATGATGGCAGAAAAAATACTCAGGAAAAAAGTGGAGTATGACGAGGCCGAGCTGGCCGACATGGTGGCGGGCGCCGTGCTCTCGGAGCGTGATAAGGAGAATATAACGGTCCACATTCCGGAGGACGCTGTGGGGCTGGTGGAGGCCCTTGAAAAGCGCCTGGAACCCTTAAGGGATAAAATGGGCGGCGTGCTGCGCATTAAGACAGAAAGCAGGCCACCGGGATTTGTCCAGGTAGAGACAGAAGAAGGCATTGTGGACGCATCGCTGGATGTACAGCTGGATAACCTGAAAAAACAGCTGATGGCTTTAAACAGCCGGGAGTAA
- a CDS encoding flagellar hook-basal body complex protein FliE: MFIIPVIRMEGVGDLTDLKKDSTVKAVPEKRFDSVLKEAVREADQAIKDTQIMDMKLASGQVDNLHTALIQAEKTAAAVEFTTQITTKAVNAYNQIMGMQV, encoded by the coding sequence ATGTTTATCATACCGGTGATAAGGATGGAGGGGGTAGGAGACTTAACTGACTTAAAAAAGGACAGCACAGTTAAGGCGGTTCCGGAGAAACGCTTTGACAGTGTGCTGAAGGAGGCAGTCAGGGAGGCGGACCAGGCCATTAAGGATACCCAGATTATGGATATGAAGCTTGCGTCAGGACAGGTAGACAACCTGCATACCGCGCTGATACAGGCGGAAAAGACAGCAGCAGCAGTGGAATTCACTACACAGATTACTACAAAGGCAGTGAATGCCTATAATCAGATTATGGGTATGCAGGTCTAA
- a CDS encoding N-acetylmuramoyl-L-alanine amidase family protein, with translation MGIRNRFIYFAVRAGAGVCLVLGIWWSCAMTSFADEAIKSVTIAVTSSVEMGGSGSVSATADSTKYHVVSCEFINGKTSWKAGEIPRISIELAAEEDYYFGSISSSNAHIRGAEYVSSKKSDAKRSLTITAKLKGVKGTLDQVEEAYWEETPLGKARWSKVDGASSYEVKLFCDESMVYHVPRTNSVSYDFFPYMTEEGDYYFKVRAVAKTESESDYLKAGGWTESDNQQITRKDAQAADKRAVSQGKGTAGVSVKDGTGPNAQAPGWAQDGNGWWYRNQDGSYPVGCWQEIGGKWYLFDINGYMLTGWQWKNDREYYLTSNGDMVTGWLQFNRIWYYLDPEKGKLTGQWLQQGNDWYYLNPDGSMAAGWLQWQGSWYYLDPSSGQMVRDKAVDQHYVNQAGIWVP, from the coding sequence ATGGGGATTAGGAACAGGTTCATATATTTTGCAGTCAGGGCAGGAGCAGGAGTATGTCTTGTGCTGGGAATATGGTGGTCTTGCGCCATGACTTCTTTTGCAGACGAAGCCATCAAGTCAGTGACCATAGCCGTTACCTCATCCGTGGAGATGGGGGGCAGCGGAAGCGTGTCTGCCACGGCGGACAGCACCAAGTATCATGTGGTGTCCTGCGAGTTTATCAACGGAAAGACATCCTGGAAGGCGGGGGAAATCCCGCGCATATCCATTGAGCTGGCGGCTGAGGAGGATTACTATTTCGGAAGCATCAGTTCCTCCAACGCGCATATACGGGGGGCCGAGTATGTGTCATCCAAGAAAAGCGACGCAAAGCGCAGTCTCACCATTACTGCCAAATTAAAAGGGGTCAAGGGGACTCTGGACCAGGTGGAGGAGGCTTATTGGGAAGAAACGCCTTTGGGAAAAGCCAGGTGGTCTAAGGTAGATGGGGCTTCCTCCTACGAGGTAAAGCTGTTCTGCGACGAAAGCATGGTCTACCATGTGCCCAGGACCAATTCGGTCAGCTATGATTTCTTTCCCTATATGACGGAAGAAGGGGATTACTATTTCAAGGTGAGGGCGGTGGCAAAGACCGAGTCTGAGTCTGATTACCTGAAAGCAGGCGGATGGACGGAGTCTGACAACCAGCAAATCACCAGAAAGGATGCCCAGGCAGCGGATAAGCGGGCTGTGTCCCAGGGAAAGGGAACCGCCGGTGTCAGCGTGAAGGACGGAACCGGCCCCAATGCCCAGGCTCCGGGGTGGGCCCAGGACGGAAACGGCTGGTGGTACAGGAACCAGGACGGAAGCTATCCGGTGGGCTGCTGGCAGGAGATTGGAGGAAAATGGTATCTTTTTGACATAAACGGATACATGCTTACAGGCTGGCAGTGGAAGAACGACAGGGAATACTACCTGACATCCAATGGGGACATGGTTACGGGCTGGCTCCAGTTCAACCGCATTTGGTATTACCTGGACCCGGAGAAGGGAAAACTGACAGGGCAGTGGCTGCAGCAGGGGAATGACTGGTATTATCTGAATCCGGACGGCAGCATGGCTGCCGGGTGGCTGCAATGGCAGGGCAGCTGGTACTATCTGGATCCGTCAAGCGGGCAGATGGTGCGGGATAAAGCCGTGGACCAGCATTATGTGAATCAGGCGGGGATATGGGTCCCGTAG
- a CDS encoding flagellar hook assembly protein FlgD: MPIQSNYSSPYTTGAGTASGPGAGSRSALSGTASSKARALSDDNGGDTEKSNSSDKTNGSEKTNSKEGTNSTDSTGSSGNVIDAVFGDGDDKKVSMDDFLTLMVAQLKNQDFMNPVDDTQYVTQLAQISTMQQMEEMAYNAKSSYVASLVGKNVSAAKFTVSGELKKADGVVEKISLLDGKFVIYVDGEAFSMDEIMEIKDKPAAEGSGENNETPPDETPPDGTPPDKTPPDK, encoded by the coding sequence ATGCCCATACAGTCAAATTACAGCTCGCCGTACACAACGGGCGCAGGCACTGCATCCGGGCCGGGAGCCGGTTCCAGATCCGCACTTTCGGGAACCGCTTCGTCAAAAGCCAGGGCGCTTTCCGATGACAATGGCGGAGATACAGAGAAGTCAAACAGCTCAGATAAGACAAACGGTTCAGAAAAAACAAACAGCAAAGAGGGAACAAACAGTACGGACAGTACAGGCAGCTCCGGTAATGTGATTGACGCTGTCTTTGGAGACGGGGATGACAAGAAAGTCAGCATGGATGATTTTCTTACCCTGATGGTGGCGCAGCTGAAAAACCAGGATTTCATGAATCCGGTGGATGACACCCAGTATGTGACCCAGCTTGCCCAGATATCCACCATGCAGCAGATGGAGGAAATGGCCTACAATGCCAAGAGCTCCTATGTGGCTTCCCTGGTAGGAAAGAATGTGTCCGCTGCTAAGTTTACGGTATCGGGAGAACTGAAAAAGGCAGACGGAGTGGTGGAAAAAATATCCCTGCTGGACGGAAAATTCGTAATTTACGTGGACGGCGAAGCCTTTTCCATGGATGAAATCATGGAGATCAAGGACAAACCGGCAGCAGAAGGTTCCGGCGAAAACAATGAAACCCCGCCCGATGAAACCCCGCCTGATGGAACCCCGCCCGATAAGACTCCTCCGGATAAGTAA
- a CDS encoding N-acetylmuramoyl-L-alanine amidase family protein produces the protein MYGWKKAAAALGIWAVLTAVFPAVSIAAVKTETRTPITSVSLKVRSDVQADYELNEATVYATTDSSLYTIGAYKWAAKNNKDYWEPGDEPKVQIEIHARSGYYFNRTTGPSKFQIDGATYKSVKRTNNDETLLLTVLLTPASGTLEIPDTAEWMGYPPGKAAWAQVPYAGAYELKLYRNGQMVQGIPKVIATNYDFYPLMTTAGTYQFRVRAIPKDTEETAYITSSDWVYSDELDIDADEVCTLSGGAVGGPDKADALTPSQLGWIKDDEGWWYRNTDGTYPIGTWKNIDGRWYLFDFSGYMLTGWQQKDGNYYFLDMNGIMQTGWLQDSRKWYYLGNDGIMYKGWLTAGDGMYFFDQDGSMHTGWLLDGGNWYYMSPENGRMVKNAYIEGRYLDGSGIWHN, from the coding sequence ATGTATGGATGGAAGAAGGCGGCCGCGGCATTGGGAATCTGGGCGGTCCTCACAGCTGTATTTCCTGCTGTTTCCATAGCAGCAGTCAAGACAGAGACGAGGACACCCATCACCAGCGTATCGCTGAAGGTGCGTTCCGATGTACAGGCGGATTATGAGCTCAATGAGGCCACGGTGTATGCCACCACGGACAGCAGCCTGTATACCATCGGCGCTTATAAATGGGCTGCCAAGAATAATAAGGATTACTGGGAACCGGGGGATGAACCAAAAGTGCAGATTGAGATACATGCCAGAAGCGGCTACTATTTCAACAGGACCACAGGTCCAAGCAAGTTCCAGATTGACGGGGCAACCTATAAGTCGGTGAAAAGGACCAATAATGATGAGACACTGCTTCTTACGGTATTGCTGACTCCTGCTTCCGGCACACTGGAGATACCGGATACAGCTGAGTGGATGGGATACCCGCCGGGAAAGGCTGCCTGGGCCCAGGTGCCCTATGCCGGCGCTTACGAGCTGAAGCTTTACCGGAATGGACAGATGGTCCAGGGCATACCAAAGGTGATTGCCACGAATTATGATTTTTACCCCCTGATGACCACAGCGGGAACCTATCAGTTCCGCGTCAGGGCCATACCCAAGGACACGGAGGAGACAGCTTACATCACCAGCAGCGACTGGGTGTATTCCGATGAGCTGGATATAGATGCGGATGAGGTCTGCACTCTGAGCGGAGGCGCGGTGGGCGGTCCGGACAAGGCTGATGCGCTGACCCCTTCCCAGCTGGGATGGATTAAGGATGATGAGGGCTGGTGGTACAGGAACACAGACGGCACCTATCCCATCGGTACATGGAAGAACATTGACGGCAGGTGGTATCTCTTTGATTTCAGCGGATATATGCTGACGGGCTGGCAGCAGAAGGATGGCAATTACTATTTCCTGGATATGAATGGAATTATGCAGACAGGCTGGCTTCAGGACAGCCGGAAATGGTATTATCTGGGAAATGATGGAATCATGTATAAGGGATGGCTTACAGCCGGAGACGGCATGTACTTCTTTGACCAGGACGGAAGCATGCATACGGGCTGGCTGCTGGACGGCGGCAATTGGTATTATATGAGCCCGGAAAATGGGCGCATGGTTAAGAATGCTTATATAGAGGGACGGTACCTGGATGGTTCCGGGATTTGGCATAATTAA
- the fliG gene encoding flagellar motor switch protein FliG has translation MPAEERRPAEKAAAVISILGSERASEVFRYLTENEVEQLSMEITRLPRLAEDELEDIAKDFYNCCVTEKVITEGGRDYAKEVLEKAFGQQQARNLMDRVSKALKTKAFSFIRKVDYKTLMAAIQNEHPQTLALILSYATPEQASKIIANLSQDTRVDVVERIANMDRALPMAIKIAEEVLEKKIGSSSSEETMEVGGLNYIADVMNHVDRSTERDIFDELNMKNPQLAEDVRKLMFVFEDIAYLDPLSVQRFLREIDSKDLSVALKVANRDVTATIFSNMSNRMRESIQSDMEYLHNIRMSDVEEAQQRIVAVIRRLEEEGEIVISKDGKDEIIV, from the coding sequence ATGCCTGCAGAAGAAAGAAGGCCAGCAGAGAAAGCCGCGGCTGTTATATCCATACTGGGAAGCGAACGGGCATCTGAGGTGTTCCGGTATCTCACTGAAAATGAGGTGGAACAGCTGTCCATGGAAATCACCCGTCTTCCCCGTCTGGCTGAAGATGAATTAGAGGATATTGCCAAGGATTTTTATAACTGCTGCGTGACAGAAAAGGTCATAACCGAGGGCGGACGTGATTACGCCAAGGAGGTCCTGGAAAAGGCGTTTGGGCAGCAGCAGGCCAGAAATCTGATGGACCGGGTCAGCAAGGCCCTGAAAACCAAGGCATTCAGTTTTATCAGAAAAGTGGACTATAAGACCCTGATGGCAGCCATACAGAATGAGCATCCCCAGACACTGGCGCTCATCCTGTCCTATGCCACACCGGAACAGGCGTCGAAGATCATTGCAAATCTGTCCCAGGATACCAGGGTGGATGTGGTGGAGCGAATCGCCAACATGGACCGGGCCCTGCCCATGGCTATCAAGATAGCCGAGGAGGTCCTGGAAAAGAAAATCGGTTCCTCCTCATCCGAGGAAACCATGGAGGTGGGCGGTCTCAATTACATAGCGGACGTGATGAACCATGTGGACCGCAGCACGGAGCGGGACATATTCGACGAGCTGAATATGAAAAATCCGCAGCTGGCCGAGGACGTGCGCAAGCTCATGTTTGTATTCGAGGACATCGCCTATCTGGACCCTCTGTCCGTACAGCGGTTCCTGCGTGAGATTGATTCCAAGGATTTGTCTGTGGCCCTTAAGGTTGCCAACAGGGATGTGACGGCAACCATATTCTCCAATATGTCCAACCGTATGCGCGAATCCATACAGAGCGATATGGAATACCTTCATAATATACGTATGAGCGATGTGGAGGAAGCCCAGCAGAGGATTGTGGCTGTTATCAGGCGGCTGGAGGAGGAAGGCGAGATTGTGATTTCCAAGGATGGAAAGGATGAGATAATTGTCTAA
- the fliI gene encoding flagellar protein export ATPase FliI translates to MELDQIERVIENAGLYTYLGKIDKIVGTTVESTGPACRLGDVCTIDVVEGGSPVMAEVVGFRENKVLLMPYGETEGIGYGSAVRNTGERLHIAVSNHLIGRTVDAMGNPIDDLGPVEDVSYYSITGRPSNPMTRPRIDTIIQMGVKAIDGLMTVGKGQRMGIFAGSGVGKSTLMGMIAKNVKADVNVIALVGERSREVVEFIHRDLGEEGLRRSVLVVATSNQSAMMRSKCTMTATTIAEYFKDQGMDVLLMMDSLTRFAMAQREVGLSIGEPPVARGYTPSIYSELPKLLERSGNFEEGSITGIYTVLVEGDDANEPISDTVRGIIDGHIMLSRKVAARNHYPAIDILSSVSRLMNDIVTPEHKAAAGKLRRLLSVYESNRDLVSIGAYKKGTNPELDDALERIDRIYGFLQQKTDESFSLDESVIQMIQATD, encoded by the coding sequence ATGGAACTGGATCAGATAGAACGGGTAATAGAGAACGCGGGTCTGTATACATACCTTGGCAAGATAGACAAAATTGTGGGAACCACAGTGGAATCCACGGGGCCTGCCTGCAGGCTGGGTGACGTATGCACCATTGATGTGGTGGAGGGCGGTTCTCCTGTCATGGCCGAGGTGGTGGGATTCCGGGAAAATAAGGTGCTGCTGATGCCCTATGGGGAGACAGAGGGAATCGGTTACGGCAGCGCGGTCCGCAATACAGGGGAACGCCTGCACATAGCGGTGTCCAACCATCTCATCGGCAGGACCGTGGACGCCATGGGTAATCCCATAGATGATTTGGGACCTGTGGAGGATGTGTCATACTATTCCATTACAGGCAGACCTTCCAACCCCATGACCCGTCCCAGAATCGACACAATCATACAGATGGGGGTAAAGGCCATAGACGGCCTTATGACGGTTGGCAAAGGCCAGAGAATGGGAATCTTCGCAGGAAGCGGCGTTGGAAAAAGTACGCTGATGGGCATGATTGCCAAGAACGTAAAGGCAGACGTCAACGTCATTGCCCTGGTTGGGGAGAGAAGCAGGGAGGTTGTGGAGTTCATTCACAGGGATTTGGGGGAGGAAGGGCTCAGACGCTCGGTCCTGGTGGTGGCCACCTCCAACCAGTCCGCCATGATGCGTTCCAAGTGTACCATGACAGCTACCACCATCGCAGAGTATTTCAAGGACCAGGGCATGGATGTGCTTCTTATGATGGACTCCCTTACCAGGTTTGCCATGGCCCAGAGGGAGGTGGGGCTGAGTATCGGAGAGCCGCCGGTGGCCAGAGGGTATACCCCATCCATTTATTCAGAGCTTCCTAAACTGCTGGAGCGTTCCGGCAATTTTGAGGAAGGATCCATTACCGGTATCTATACGGTGCTGGTAGAAGGAGATGATGCCAATGAGCCCATATCAGATACGGTGCGCGGAATCATAGACGGGCACATCATGCTGTCACGGAAGGTGGCAGCCAGGAACCATTATCCGGCTATTGACATATTATCCAGTGTCAGCCGTCTTATGAATGATATTGTGACGCCGGAGCATAAAGCGGCTGCCGGAAAGCTCCGAAGGCTTTTATCCGTATATGAGAGCAACCGTGATTTGGTCTCCATCGGAGCTTATAAGAAGGGAACAAATCCGGAACTGGACGATGCATTGGAACGAATCGACCGTATTTATGGGTTTCTTCAGCAGAAGACAGATGAGAGTTTTTCACTGGACGAGTCAGTGATTCAGATGATTCAGGCAACAGATTAA
- the fliJ gene encoding flagellar export protein FliJ, whose translation MKKFVFTLERMLAYQEQNLEKEKGILARIMAERDKLEEDRRDKELRIRHIQEDIGQRQIQGTTVFILKGCYSVLEGVRIRLEEIETELTRTQARAEKQRRVVTEASQEVKKLEKLKEKQMEEYRHEEAKEQQDLIIEHVAGTFVRNGVS comes from the coding sequence ATGAAAAAGTTTGTATTTACGCTGGAGCGCATGCTGGCATACCAGGAACAGAACCTGGAAAAGGAAAAGGGCATTCTTGCAAGGATTATGGCTGAGCGGGATAAGCTGGAGGAGGACAGACGTGATAAGGAGTTAAGAATCCGTCATATCCAGGAGGATATCGGACAGCGCCAGATTCAGGGGACAACTGTTTTTATCCTGAAAGGCTGTTACTCTGTGCTGGAGGGAGTCAGAATCCGGCTGGAAGAGATCGAGACAGAGCTGACCCGGACACAGGCCAGGGCGGAGAAGCAGAGGCGTGTTGTGACGGAGGCTTCCCAGGAAGTAAAGAAGCTGGAGAAGCTGAAGGAAAAACAGATGGAGGAATACCGCCATGAGGAGGCAAAGGAGCAGCAGGATCTTATTATCGAGCATGTTGCAGGAACATTTGTCAGGAATGGCGTTTCCTAA